A segment of the Candidatus Poribacteria bacterium genome:
AAAGGTTGACGAAAATATTAAAATTTGGTATCATATAAACACTGATAAAGAGGAGTTCGGCTCAGTTAGCGACTGAAGCGGGTTTTAAAGAACACAATGTTTTGTTACGACTATCCACGTCCTGCTGTTACTGTTGACATCGTGGTCTGTACAAGCGAACTCTCGGATGTGCTGTTAATCCAACGCAAACACGCACCGTTTGAAGGATGCTGGGCACTGCCAGGAGGTTTCATAGAGATGGAGGAAACGCTGGAGGCAGCGGCACTACGCGAGTTGGAAGAGGAAACCGGTGTCTCCGATGTAGTATTAACCGAAGTCGGTGCTTTCGGGGCACCATTTCGTGATCCGCGGGGACGTGTAATTACGATCGCCTACGCCGCTGTTCTCGAAAAGCCTACACTAAACATCAAAGCAGGCTCCGATGCATCAGCAGCTGCGTGGTTTCCGATTGCTTTTTTTGACGAAGGCTCTCAGTTAAGATCTGCTACTGAAAAACCGAAACTCGCGTTCGACCACGGCGAGATAATCCGAAAGGCACTAAAAAAATTAAAATGAAATACTACGGCTTAACGCTGAATCTGAAAGACGACTCAGCAATTATTGAAAAGTATAAAG
Coding sequences within it:
- a CDS encoding NUDIX hydrolase; translation: MFCYDYPRPAVTVDIVVCTSELSDVLLIQRKHAPFEGCWALPGGFIEMEETLEAAALRELEEETGVSDVVLTEVGAFGAPFRDPRGRVITIAYAAVLEKPTLNIKAGSDASAAAWFPIAFFDEGSQLRSATEKPKLAFDHGEIIRKALKKLK